The Euphorbia lathyris chromosome 8, ddEupLath1.1, whole genome shotgun sequence genome has a window encoding:
- the LOC136204224 gene encoding uncharacterized protein, translating into MPRPGPRPYECVRRAWHSDRHQPIRGSIIQQIFRVANDAHSAATKKNKEWQEKLPIVVLKAEEIMYSKANYESEYIDPETLWDRLNDAVNTIIRRDESSESGAGELLPPCIEAALNLGCIPVRASRSQRHTNPRSYLSPRVQEPVSVPLRLSEKTNEIQCSQSSQFQSSSQLNFARTNTTVSSTVPVSEYNRHLTEATKVASPCYYPSLNENMPPGFSTLLTKETNKELQLGSTYPLYYGKDYHIKRPHFASHVPEKTCNNILVGKPISKSVAEATEMGAMQNFFFCPSAEIAGRRFSQADLGNTQEKPPGTQYDLSLRLGPSTDPCMSMERSSAQMTEDLASSSSQDRGKYTHLSRRRNMELFLSPSRNTNDPFDSFPTKCFYEGEGHNLDTTIRKRKAPFNDNVEDGQFCWQPEIPSNQFIGRIERRGL; encoded by the exons ATGCCGAGACCTGGCCCCAGACCTTATGAGTGCGTCAGGCGGGCTTGGCACAGCGATAGACATCAGCCTATCCGAGGTTCTATCATTCAACAAATTTTCAG GGTCGCCAATGACGCTCACTCTGCCGCCACTAAGAAGAACAAGGAGTGGCAAGAGAAACTTCCTATTGTTGTCTTAAAAGCCGAGGAAATCATGTACTCCAAAGCTAACTATGAg TCTGAGTATATAGATCCCGAAACGTTGTGGGATCGTCTTAATGATGCTGTTAACACCATTATTCGAAGAGACGAGAGCAGTGAAAGTGGAGCTGGAGAACTATTACCTCCTTGTATTGAAG CTGCCCTCAATCTAGGCTGCATTCCAGTGAGAGCTTCAAGAAGCCAACGGCATACTAATCCGAGGAGTTATCTCAGCCCGAGAGTACAAGAACCTGTGTCTGTGCCTCTTAGACTATCGGAAAAGACCAACGAGATACAATGCTCTCAGTCATCTCAATTTCAGTCCAGCAGTCAGTTGAACTTTGCAAGAACCAACACAACTGTAAGTTCAACGGTTCCAGTTTCTGAGTATAACCGACATTTGACAGAAGCTACTAAAGTTGCTTCTCCTTGCTATTACCCTTCATTGAATGAGAATATGCCCCCTGGCTTTAGTACATTGTTGACAAAGGAAACTAACAAGGAACTACAGTTGGGTTCAACTTATCCGTTGTATTATGGAAAGGACTATCACATCAAACGGCCCCATTTTGCTTCCCATGTCCCAGAGAAGACCTGCAACAATATACTTGTTGGTAAACCTATCAGCAAATCAGTTGCAGAGGCTACTGAAATGGGTGCCATGCAGAACTTTTTCTTTTGTCCTAGTGCTGAAATTGCTGGCAGGAGATTTTCACAAGCAGATTTAGGGAATACTCAAGAGAAGCCACCTGGGACACAATATGATTTGTCCTTGAGGTTGGGTCCATCCACTGATCCTTGTATGAGCATGGAAAGAAGTTCGGCTCAAATGACTGAAGATCTTGCTTCAAGCAGCTCCCAAGATAGGGGAAAATATACTCATTTGTCTCGACGAAGAAACATGGAGTTGTTTCTTTCTCCTAGTAGGAATACAAATGATCCCTTTGATTCCTTTCCAACTAAGTGTTTTTATGAGGGTGAAGGTCATAATTTGGACACAACTATCAGAAAGCGCAAGGCACCCTTTAATGACAATGTGGAGGATGGGCAATTTTGCTGGCAACCTGAAATTCCCTCTAACCAGTTTATTGGTCGAATAGAAAGACGAGGTTTGTAG